One segment of Gammaproteobacteria bacterium DNA contains the following:
- a CDS encoding AAA family ATPase, producing MIKKLIKFQNLGLLRDACAAGTVDFGRVTAIYADNGRGKSALAAAIRACQLRDAGRMNARKTLDSADSPVVDLLLSTGAHIEFKANVWTGNPPAIAVFDSEFVEQNVYSGFEIRPDQRQALLEFALGDRTVALKKQVEQLSQSIKDQTTIRTAAEKTLGGLASPYTVKEFIALRPVPDAQAQIDALRKHIEAAKSAQQLGTRQSPASLQALQFDVYGAFSLLGKTLADVEQGAEAEVKAHLAKHAHPGIEAWVSSGQAYATEDDCPFCGQAIGGLSLIKAYQSYFNAAYEGLKADVAALEFMAAAALGDAKVDALEAAYATNVARIEAWTDQLNLIAPVLDAAALRNALTTVRTTVLDLIATKRQQPMLAVGTPEELRVVEVALGAINSQIAKYNQEVQEVATQIAEFKTKLATENLGILEAAIKQLEAAQRRQLPDTITTAAAYALAETERKKLEGEKTKARDQIDALMQTTLSQYQGAINQLLNSFGAEFAIEQLKPTYVGSTGEPRTEFDLRIRNKSVKLGSRADLASGHGFASTLSEADKRTLAFVFFVARLRADPNLADTIVVLDDPVSSLDRNRRQESKQLIARLATECHQLVLLSHDAYFVRDFRDRLRDLKPTPVPLTILALKRVQNGYSVFAPCDIDDMCSSDYYWHHKLVADFVDGKPSPSSRDVAKAIRPLLEGYYYRRFPGAIPRKLLFGQIVALAIDPATTGPLINIRPLAQELLEINDYARQFHHDTNPGADSVQVVDSELLGFARRALAVIYKNG from the coding sequence ATGATCAAGAAGCTCATTAAGTTCCAGAATTTGGGCCTGCTCCGCGACGCATGTGCAGCGGGCACTGTCGACTTTGGGCGTGTGACGGCAATCTACGCGGATAACGGTCGCGGGAAGTCGGCACTCGCGGCTGCTATCAGGGCGTGCCAGCTGCGCGACGCTGGGCGCATGAACGCCCGGAAGACCCTTGATTCGGCCGATTCGCCGGTGGTCGATCTGCTGCTTTCGACCGGGGCGCACATTGAGTTCAAGGCGAATGTATGGACGGGTAATCCACCCGCCATCGCCGTGTTCGACTCAGAGTTCGTCGAGCAGAACGTTTACTCGGGATTCGAGATTCGGCCCGATCAGCGGCAGGCGCTACTCGAGTTCGCTCTCGGGGATAGGACCGTCGCATTGAAGAAGCAAGTCGAGCAGCTATCGCAATCGATCAAGGATCAAACAACGATTCGGACCGCAGCAGAGAAGACGCTTGGGGGTTTGGCGTCTCCCTATACGGTCAAGGAGTTCATTGCGCTGCGGCCCGTGCCGGATGCGCAGGCACAGATCGACGCTCTGCGTAAGCACATAGAGGCAGCGAAGAGCGCCCAGCAGCTAGGCACTCGACAGTCCCCTGCCTCGCTTCAGGCTTTGCAGTTCGACGTGTACGGAGCATTCAGTCTGCTGGGAAAGACGCTAGCGGACGTCGAGCAGGGCGCCGAAGCCGAGGTGAAAGCGCACCTCGCAAAGCACGCCCATCCTGGCATCGAGGCATGGGTAAGCAGCGGGCAAGCCTATGCAACTGAGGACGACTGCCCGTTCTGTGGGCAGGCCATCGGAGGGCTGAGCCTAATCAAGGCCTATCAGTCGTACTTCAATGCGGCGTACGAAGGGCTGAAGGCAGACGTTGCGGCTCTAGAATTCATGGCAGCGGCAGCATTGGGTGACGCAAAGGTCGACGCCCTTGAAGCCGCTTACGCAACGAATGTTGCGCGGATCGAGGCGTGGACGGATCAGCTCAATCTCATCGCGCCAGTCCTTGATGCTGCCGCACTACGCAATGCACTCACTACCGTTCGGACGACCGTCCTGGACCTAATTGCCACCAAGCGGCAGCAGCCGATGCTCGCGGTTGGCACCCCAGAGGAACTGAGGGTGGTAGAGGTTGCCCTTGGCGCCATCAATTCCCAGATCGCAAAGTATAACCAGGAAGTGCAGGAGGTCGCAACGCAAATCGCTGAATTCAAGACAAAACTGGCGACCGAGAATTTAGGGATCTTGGAAGCGGCAATCAAGCAGCTGGAGGCGGCACAACGTCGGCAATTGCCAGACACCATCACCACGGCCGCCGCCTATGCGTTGGCTGAGACGGAGCGGAAGAAGTTGGAGGGCGAGAAGACAAAAGCTCGGGACCAAATCGACGCGCTCATGCAGACGACGCTCTCCCAGTACCAAGGTGCGATCAATCAGCTTCTGAATTCATTTGGCGCAGAGTTCGCGATCGAGCAACTGAAACCCACGTATGTGGGCAGTACCGGAGAGCCGAGGACGGAGTTCGACCTTCGGATCAGGAACAAGTCGGTGAAACTGGGCTCCCGCGCCGATCTTGCTAGCGGGCACGGCTTCGCCAGCACGTTGAGTGAAGCGGACAAGCGGACGCTTGCCTTCGTGTTTTTCGTGGCGCGCCTCCGTGCTGACCCGAATCTCGCGGACACAATTGTCGTTCTCGACGATCCGGTATCGAGCCTGGACCGTAATCGTCGGCAAGAGAGCAAGCAGTTGATTGCGCGTCTGGCTACGGAATGCCATCAGTTAGTGCTTCTCTCGCACGATGCTTATTTTGTTCGCGATTTCCGCGACCGGCTGCGGGATCTGAAACCAACACCTGTTCCGCTTACTATCCTCGCTCTCAAGCGGGTCCAGAACGGGTACTCCGTTTTCGCGCCCTGCGATATCGATGACATGTGTTCGTCGGACTACTACTGGCATCACAAGCTCGTGGCTGATTTTGTTGATGGCAAGCCGTCCCCAAGTTCGCGTGATGTGGCGAAAGCGATCCGCCCCTTGCTGGAGGGTTACTACTACCGCAGGTTTCCGGGAGCGATTCCGAGGAAGCTCCTATTCGGGCAGATCGTCGCATTAGCGATCGATCCAGCGACGACTGGACCGTTGATCAACATTCGCCCTCTTGCGCAGGAACTGCTGGAGATCAACGACTACGCCCGCCAGTTTCATCATGATACCAATCCGGGTGCCGATTCCGTTCAAGTCGTTGATAGCGAACTCTTAGGATTCGCGCGTCGCGCTTTGGCAGTGATCTACAAGAACGGATAG
- a CDS encoding nucleotidyl transferase AbiEii/AbiGii toxin family protein translates to MTLFREAVTYTAAQTGFDPRLIEKDYFCSLVLQYLAAQAPGLVFKGGTCLAKVHAGFYRLSEDLDFSVPMPEDATRAERSRAAKAAGAALAGLTAALGVVGVSEPLRGANESKQYVAALTYKSLLDGHAESIKIEIGLREPLLESRVIGKTNTLLLDPVSGESQLRPFSLACLSAREAMAEKARAALARLEPAIRDFFDIDHAALNSRFNPDDKHLLALVRQKLAVRDTGPVDMTHARLDRLRSQIETDLRPVLRPADFAGFDLDRAFALLLRIARAVGAVGA, encoded by the coding sequence GTGACGCTGTTCCGCGAGGCTGTGACCTATACGGCCGCGCAAACCGGTTTCGATCCACGGCTCATCGAGAAGGACTATTTCTGCTCCTTGGTGCTCCAGTATCTCGCTGCGCAAGCTCCCGGCCTGGTATTCAAGGGCGGTACCTGCCTCGCCAAGGTTCACGCCGGATTTTATCGGTTGAGCGAGGACCTCGACTTCTCGGTTCCAATGCCCGAGGACGCCACCCGCGCCGAGCGCTCGCGCGCCGCGAAGGCTGCGGGCGCCGCTCTGGCCGGCCTGACCGCGGCACTCGGAGTCGTCGGGGTTAGCGAACCTTTACGTGGCGCGAACGAGTCGAAGCAGTACGTAGCGGCATTGACGTACAAGTCGCTGCTCGATGGTCATGCTGAATCCATCAAGATCGAGATCGGCCTGCGGGAGCCCTTGCTGGAGAGCCGCGTTATCGGCAAGACCAATACTTTGTTGCTCGATCCGGTTTCCGGTGAATCTCAGCTGCGGCCGTTCTCGCTGGCGTGCCTGTCAGCGCGCGAAGCGATGGCTGAAAAAGCGCGCGCCGCCCTGGCGCGCCTAGAGCCTGCCATCCGCGACTTCTTTGATATTGATCATGCCGCACTCAATAGCCGCTTCAATCCGGACGACAAACACCTGTTGGCGCTCGTCAGGCAGAAGCTCGCAGTGCGGGATACGGGTCCGGTGGATATGACGCACGCCCGGCTCGACAGGCTGCGCAGCCAGATTGAAACGGACTTGCGCCCCGTGCTGCGGCCGGCAGACTTTGCCGGGTTCGATCTTGATCGAGCGTTTGCGCTGCTCTTGCGCATCGCCCGGGCGGTCGGAGCTGTGGGCGCATGA
- a CDS encoding type I restriction endonuclease subunit R has protein sequence MITDINGEDRLVQQTFAEHLEKALGWDSIYAYNNETFGPQGTLGRASERDVVLARDLRAALARLNPELPEAVREQAVEKLTEIDFARSLLQHNREFYGFIRGGVPVEWRELGGEVRRSHARVIDFRNVSNNRFLAVRELKIQGVRVPHYNRRADLVCFVNGLPLVFIELKAVYRNIRAGFDDNLTDYLSEHSITHAFYHNAFLVVSNGDQARYGSITSQWEHFLEWKRNAESDKARLDAEALLDGMLARDRLLDLVENFILFDDSRAGGTRKIVARNHQVLGVNRAVASVVWQEALKKRFPPGERLVEYRVPKPEFLKAADEPQPKAPRAQALATHDADDDKMSLIKRAHPDLGRLGVFWHTQGSGKSYSMIFFAEKVRRVVPGNFTFLVMTDREDLDDQIWRTFIGCSVIDAKVPRAASGKALREILQGDHRYVFSLIHKFNQPVTEPYSERNDIIVISDEAHRTQAGKFARNMRLALPNASFIGFTGTPLFKHDELTKRIFGSYVSRYDFRRSEEDHSTVRLVYENRGEKLGLARLDLNDRIADAVEQADLDPDQQALLEKLLGKDYEVITADDRLDKLAADFVEHCTTRWQTGKSMLVCIDKITCARMFQRIQPRWQAKLARVRALIAAKEAELAATADPDSRERLAAERDSLRSQADWMESTIIEIVISEAQNEVRDFRKWGFEIIRHRMVMKTGFQTPDGKRVPVDDAFKDPTHPFRIAIVCAMWLTGFDVECLGTLYIDKPMKAHNLMQAIARANRVFPGKDCGVIVDYNGMLKSLRQALAQYALGDDESDDDVVAPIAEMVASLEQAIEAAEKHLLDLGFDAERLKGAAGFDRIEALRDAVDAVYTSDEAKRRFEIMAREVFNRFKALLMEPSALAYAERHDNIEAIYKKLQDRRDTADVTDLLKTLHRIVNEAIRAAAPGADHAEGLTVDLSRIDFDRLHKEFASKVRRKHAALQDIRDVIEKKLAQMLARNPMRMDYYKKYQAIIADYNREKDRATVEDTFAQLVALAASLDVEQKRAAEEGLSDDELALFDLLFKDKLGQRDRERLKQASRGLLASLRKLLAPMPAWVKNAATQAQVRVFILDRLYESLPRPPFTDVETEGIASRVYDYVWARSAAGLDLAAA, from the coding sequence ATGATCACCGACATCAACGGCGAAGACCGCTTGGTCCAGCAGACCTTCGCCGAGCATCTGGAGAAGGCGCTCGGTTGGGACAGCATCTACGCGTACAACAACGAGACGTTCGGACCGCAGGGGACGCTTGGCAGGGCCAGCGAACGCGATGTCGTACTGGCGCGCGACCTGAGAGCTGCGCTTGCGCGCCTGAATCCGGAATTGCCGGAAGCAGTGCGTGAACAGGCGGTCGAAAAGCTGACCGAAATTGATTTTGCACGCTCGCTGCTCCAGCACAACCGCGAGTTTTACGGCTTTATCCGGGGCGGCGTGCCGGTTGAGTGGCGCGAGCTGGGTGGCGAAGTGCGGCGCTCACACGCGCGAGTAATTGATTTCCGCAACGTAAGCAACAACCGCTTTCTCGCCGTGCGTGAACTGAAAATTCAGGGCGTGCGCGTGCCGCACTACAACCGGCGCGCCGACTTGGTGTGCTTCGTGAACGGCCTGCCGCTAGTGTTCATCGAACTCAAGGCTGTGTATCGCAATATCCGCGCCGGCTTTGACGACAATCTGACGGATTACTTGTCTGAACACAGCATTACGCACGCCTTTTATCACAACGCTTTTCTGGTCGTGAGCAACGGCGATCAGGCACGCTACGGTTCCATCACCAGCCAATGGGAACATTTCCTCGAATGGAAGCGCAACGCCGAAAGCGACAAGGCGCGCCTGGATGCCGAGGCGCTGCTCGACGGCATGCTGGCCAGGGACCGGCTGCTCGATCTGGTCGAGAACTTCATTCTGTTCGATGACAGCCGCGCCGGCGGTACGCGCAAGATCGTGGCGCGCAACCATCAGGTGCTGGGCGTGAATCGAGCGGTCGCATCCGTCGTATGGCAGGAAGCATTGAAAAAACGCTTTCCACCAGGCGAGCGATTGGTCGAGTATCGGGTGCCGAAGCCGGAATTCCTCAAGGCCGCCGACGAGCCGCAGCCGAAGGCGCCGCGCGCGCAAGCCTTGGCGACGCACGATGCCGATGATGACAAGATGTCGCTCATCAAGCGCGCGCACCCCGACCTCGGCCGCCTCGGCGTGTTCTGGCACACGCAGGGCAGCGGCAAGTCCTACTCGATGATTTTTTTCGCGGAGAAGGTGCGGCGCGTGGTGCCCGGCAACTTTACCTTTCTGGTGATGACGGATCGCGAAGATCTTGACGATCAGATCTGGCGGACATTCATTGGTTGCAGTGTGATCGATGCCAAGGTGCCGCGTGCGGCTTCTGGCAAGGCGCTCAGGGAAATTCTGCAGGGCGATCACCGTTATGTGTTCAGCCTGATCCACAAGTTCAACCAGCCGGTGACCGAGCCCTACAGCGAGCGCAATGACATCATCGTGATTTCCGATGAGGCACACCGCACGCAGGCCGGCAAGTTCGCTCGCAACATGCGACTGGCGCTGCCCAATGCCTCGTTCATAGGTTTTACCGGCACGCCGCTGTTCAAACACGACGAGCTGACCAAGCGGATATTCGGCAGCTATGTCTCGCGCTACGACTTCAGGCGCTCTGAAGAAGATCACTCCACGGTCAGGTTGGTGTATGAGAACCGGGGCGAGAAACTCGGGCTCGCCCGGCTCGATCTCAACGACCGCATTGCGGATGCGGTCGAGCAGGCGGACCTCGATCCGGACCAGCAGGCGCTGCTGGAAAAACTGCTCGGCAAGGACTACGAGGTGATTACCGCCGATGACCGGCTGGACAAGCTGGCCGCCGATTTCGTGGAGCATTGCACCACCCGCTGGCAGACCGGCAAATCCATGCTGGTGTGCATTGACAAGATCACCTGCGCGCGCATGTTTCAGCGCATCCAGCCGCGCTGGCAGGCCAAGCTTGCCAGAGTGCGGGCGCTTATCGCGGCAAAGGAAGCGGAATTGGCCGCCACCGCCGATCCGGACAGCCGCGAACGTCTGGCGGCGGAACGCGACAGCCTGCGCAGCCAGGCAGACTGGATGGAGAGCACGATCATCGAGATCGTCATCAGCGAAGCGCAAAACGAGGTGCGGGATTTCCGCAAATGGGGCTTTGAAATCATCCGGCATCGCATGGTGATGAAGACCGGTTTTCAGACACCGGATGGCAAGCGCGTACCGGTGGATGACGCCTTCAAGGATCCCACGCATCCGTTTCGCATTGCGATCGTCTGTGCAATGTGGCTGACCGGGTTTGATGTGGAGTGTCTTGGGACGCTCTACATAGACAAGCCGATGAAAGCCCATAACCTGATGCAGGCAATCGCTCGCGCCAACCGCGTGTTCCCGGGCAAGGATTGCGGGGTGATTGTGGATTACAATGGCATGCTTAAAAGCCTGCGCCAGGCACTGGCCCAATACGCGCTGGGTGACGATGAAAGCGACGATGACGTGGTCGCGCCGATTGCCGAGATGGTGGCCAGCCTTGAACAGGCCATCGAGGCGGCCGAGAAGCACCTGCTTGACCTTGGATTCGATGCCGAACGGCTAAAAGGAGCGGCCGGGTTTGATCGCATCGAAGCCCTGCGCGATGCGGTGGACGCGGTCTATACCTCCGATGAAGCCAAGCGCCGGTTTGAAATCATGGCGCGCGAAGTATTCAATCGTTTCAAGGCGTTGCTGATGGAGCCGAGCGCTCTCGCGTATGCTGAACGCCACGACAATATAGAGGCCATCTACAAGAAGTTACAGGATCGCCGCGACACGGCGGACGTGACCGACTTGCTCAAAACGCTGCACCGAATCGTGAACGAGGCGATTCGAGCGGCTGCGCCGGGCGCGGATCACGCCGAAGGGCTCACGGTTGACCTGAGCCGGATTGATTTCGACAGGCTGCACAAGGAGTTTGCGAGCAAGGTGCGCCGCAAACACGCAGCGCTGCAGGATATCCGGGACGTCATCGAGAAGAAGCTGGCCCAAATGCTCGCGCGCAATCCGATGCGCATGGATTACTACAAGAAATATCAGGCAATCATCGCCGACTACAACCGCGAAAAGGACCGAGCCACTGTCGAGGACACGTTTGCGCAACTCGTTGCGCTTGCCGCCAGTCTCGATGTCGAGCAGAAGCGTGCCGCCGAAGAGGGGCTGAGCGATGACGAACTGGCGTTGTTCGATTTGCTGTTCAAGGACAAACTCGGTCAGAGGGACCGTGAGCGACTGAAGCAGGCGAGTCGCGGTCTGCTGGCGTCTTTGCGCAAACTGCTCGCGCCGATGCCGGCATGGGTAAAAAATGCGGCTACGCAAGCGCAAGTGAGGGTCTTTATCCTGGACCGGCTTTATGAGTCACTGCCGCGCCCGCCCTTCACCGACGTTGAGACCGAGGGCATCGCATCGCGCGTATATGACTATGTCTGGGCGCGGAGCGCGGCGGGTCTGGATTTAGCGGCGGCGTAA
- a CDS encoding N-6 DNA methylase produces MTGDAFKDIEKLEADLWAAADNLRANSKLTSSDYFMPVLGVIFLRHAANRFEAAAHQIAADQAGGKMPKRKVLPADYIARRALYLSEQGRYDWIMQRAAVSGADLPRLVTDAMTAIEAGFEPLQGVLPKDYGIFEPRVLEDLMRLFNSEQIKQATGDVFGRIYEYFLAKFSVQKAHDNGEFFTPSSLVQTIVNVIEPDHGTVLDPACGSGGMFVQSSHFIEQAGGDTAKKVVFYGQEKNRDTIRIAKMNLAVHGLEGKIAEAITYYEDQHTLVGKCDYVMANPPFNVDLVDAERIKGDPRLPFGLPGVNKQKKVSNGNYLWISYFWSYLSAKGRAGFVMSSQASSAGHGEKEVRKKLIETGDVDVMISIRSNFFYTRTVPCELWHFDRAKPPARCDKVLMLDARNVYRKVTRKIYDFSPEQMRNLAAIVWLYRGQRERFLALVQDYLARVCTESTAIPNALAPFEATLAGLRRHFDALSKAVTKQNDLDAEKRQALADAMNELREAVALYEADAKPLLANLAAFTQKYAKALPRTNELQHAARKVFDPIAEALRGLIKQVDLVYKLSARVADLAANLPPLPSGESGGESFDRRAANKLIKELDDARKTTVSQLKQAVYFHRQVTWLQDRFPNAELEAVPGLVKLVDVKQIEAADWSLTPGRYVGVAPPEEDEDFDFEQTLRDIHTELADLNKEAAELAAKIQENFEELGA; encoded by the coding sequence ATGACCGGCGACGCTTTCAAAGACATCGAAAAGCTCGAAGCCGATCTCTGGGCGGCGGCGGACAACCTACGCGCCAATTCCAAGCTCACCTCCAGCGACTACTTCATGCCGGTGCTGGGCGTGATTTTCCTGCGTCACGCGGCCAATCGCTTCGAGGCGGCCGCGCACCAGATCGCGGCCGATCAGGCAGGCGGCAAGATGCCGAAACGCAAAGTCCTCCCGGCCGACTACATCGCGCGCCGTGCTCTCTACCTTTCCGAGCAGGGCCGCTACGACTGGATCATGCAGCGGGCGGCCGTGAGCGGCGCGGACCTGCCCCGGCTCGTCACCGACGCGATGACCGCCATAGAAGCCGGGTTCGAGCCGCTGCAGGGAGTCCTGCCCAAGGACTACGGCATTTTCGAACCCAGGGTGCTGGAAGACCTGATGCGTCTGTTCAACAGCGAGCAAATCAAGCAAGCCACGGGCGATGTCTTCGGCCGCATCTACGAATACTTCCTCGCCAAGTTCTCCGTGCAGAAGGCGCACGACAACGGCGAGTTCTTCACGCCGTCCTCGCTCGTGCAGACCATCGTCAATGTCATCGAACCGGACCACGGCACGGTGTTGGACCCGGCCTGCGGCTCGGGCGGCATGTTCGTGCAGTCCAGCCATTTCATCGAGCAGGCGGGCGGCGACACCGCCAAGAAGGTGGTCTTCTACGGCCAGGAGAAAAACCGCGACACCATCCGCATCGCCAAGATGAACCTCGCTGTGCATGGGCTCGAAGGCAAGATTGCCGAGGCCATCACCTACTACGAAGATCAGCACACCCTCGTCGGCAAGTGCGACTACGTGATGGCCAATCCGCCGTTCAATGTGGATCTGGTGGACGCCGAGCGCATCAAGGGCGACCCGCGCCTGCCCTTCGGCCTGCCCGGCGTCAACAAGCAGAAGAAAGTCAGCAACGGCAATTATTTGTGGATTTCCTACTTCTGGAGCTACCTGAGCGCAAAAGGCCGCGCCGGCTTCGTGATGTCTTCACAGGCTTCGAGCGCCGGCCACGGAGAAAAGGAAGTCCGGAAAAAGCTCATCGAGACCGGTGACGTGGACGTGATGATCTCGATCCGCTCCAATTTCTTTTACACCCGCACGGTGCCCTGCGAGCTTTGGCACTTCGACCGCGCCAAGCCGCCCGCACGCTGCGACAAGGTGCTGATGCTCGACGCCCGCAATGTCTATCGCAAGGTCACGCGCAAGATTTACGACTTTTCGCCCGAGCAGATGCGGAACCTCGCGGCCATCGTGTGGCTTTATCGCGGGCAGCGGGAACGCTTCCTCGCGCTGGTACAGGATTATCTCGCCCGCGTCTGCACCGAGAGCACGGCTATTCCGAATGCGCTGGCGCCATTCGAGGCTACGCTCGCCGGCCTGCGCAGGCATTTCGATGCACTCTCGAAGGCTGTGACGAAGCAGAACGACCTCGACGCTGAAAAACGGCAGGCACTGGCCGATGCCATGAACGAACTGCGTGAAGCCGTCGCGCTGTACGAAGCTGACGCGAAGCCGCTCCTTGCGAACTTGGCTGCCTTCACCCAGAAGTATGCGAAGGCTTTGCCCCGCACGAACGAGCTTCAGCACGCGGCGCGCAAGGTATTCGATCCCATCGCCGAGGCGCTGCGCGGTCTCATCAAACAGGTGGACCTCGTTTACAAGCTCAGCGCGCGTGTTGCCGACCTCGCCGCCAATCTTCCCCCTCTCCCCTCGGGAGAGAGCGGGGGTGAGAGTTTCGATCGCCGCGCCGCGAACAAGCTGATAAAAGAACTCGACGACGCACGCAAAACCACCGTCTCGCAGTTGAAGCAGGCCGTGTATTTCCATCGGCAGGTAACTTGGCTGCAGGATCGCTTTCCGAACGCCGAACTCGAAGCCGTACCGGGCTTGGTGAAGCTCGTGGACGTGAAGCAAATCGAAGCCGCCGATTGGAGCCTCACACCCGGCCGTTACGTCGGCGTCGCGCCGCCCGAGGAAGACGAAGACTTCGACTTCGAGCAAACCCTGCGCGACATCCACACCGAACTCGCCGATCTCAACAAGGAAGCGGCGGAGCTGGCGGCGAAGATTCAGGAGAACTTCGAGGAGTTGGGGGCATGA
- a CDS encoding aldo/keto reductase: protein MQKRTLGNSGLEVSALGLGCMGLSHGYGQPADKQDAIRLIRAAFERGVTFFDTAEIYGPYTNEALLGEALAPIRDQVIIATKFGFKVDTQGGQGGVDSRPTHIREVADASLKRLKTDHIDLFYQHRVDPEVRIEEVAGAVKDLIREGKVRYFGLSEAGAQTIRKAHAVQPVAALQSEYSLWWREPEREILPVIEELGIGFVPFSPLGRGFLTGAINENTKFDRNDFRNIVPRFTPEARKANQALVDLLRTIAAGKHATPAQIALAWLLAQKPWIVPIPGTTKLRRLEENLGAVDIELTPADLRGIESAVSEVKVQGDRYPPHLQKRVGR, encoded by the coding sequence GTGCAAAAGCGAACGCTCGGAAACAGCGGCCTGGAGGTTTCGGCCTTGGGCCTCGGCTGCATGGGCTTGAGTCATGGCTATGGCCAGCCGGCGGACAAGCAGGATGCGATCAGGCTGATCCGCGCGGCGTTCGAGCGTGGGGTCACTTTCTTTGATACCGCCGAGATCTACGGCCCCTACACGAACGAAGCGTTGCTCGGTGAAGCGCTGGCGCCGATCCGCGATCAAGTCATCATTGCCACCAAGTTTGGCTTCAAAGTTGACACGCAGGGCGGGCAGGGCGGCGTGGACAGCCGGCCTACGCATATCCGCGAAGTGGCCGACGCTTCACTCAAGCGCCTCAAGACCGATCACATTGATCTCTTCTATCAACACCGCGTGGACCCGGAGGTGCGGATCGAAGAGGTCGCGGGTGCGGTGAAAGACCTGATCCGGGAAGGCAAGGTCCGGTACTTTGGTCTTTCCGAAGCCGGTGCGCAGACCATCCGCAAAGCACATGCGGTGCAGCCGGTCGCGGCGCTGCAAAGCGAATACTCGCTGTGGTGGCGCGAGCCCGAAAGGGAAATCCTGCCTGTGATCGAGGAACTCGGGATTGGTTTTGTCCCGTTCAGTCCTTTGGGCCGCGGCTTTCTTACCGGCGCCATCAATGAGAACACGAAGTTTGACCGCAACGATTTCCGCAACATCGTACCGCGCTTCACGCCCGAGGCCCGCAAGGCGAATCAAGCCTTGGTAGATCTGCTTCGCACTATCGCGGCGGGCAAACACGCAACTCCTGCCCAGATTGCGCTTGCCTGGCTGCTGGCGCAAAAGCCGTGGATCGTGCCGATACCCGGCACCACGAAGCTCCGTCGCCTCGAAGAGAACCTCGGCGCCGTGGACATTGAGCTGACGCCTGCTGATTTGCGCGGGATCGAAAGCGCTGTTTCCGAAGTCAAGGTGCAGGGGGACCGCTACCCGCCGCATTTGCAAAAGCGGGTGGGACGCTGA
- a CDS encoding restriction endonuclease subunit S, with protein sequence MTTDVVQVRKLPDVVFFQEGPGLRAWQWTEEGMKVINGTNILLDGTIDVSNTDKFISQSEFEARYRHFEISDGDIVLSSSGTLGKVARIRAEHLPLMMNTSVIRFCSKDPETLHDGYLFAFLRSPLFQALIRAFAVGGVQQNFGPVHLKQIEIPIPPLHLQRGIADILSAYDDLIENNRRRMALLEDAARQLYREWFVRLRFPGHEHTRITNGVPEGWERCTVANLLAKIEAKPRVPKEEYLPDGPIPCVDQSAEFIGGYTENTDAAYSAPLPIVVFGDHTRTLKYVDFEFARGADGTQLIFPNDDRISTEYLYLALKEIDLSNYFYARHFKYLKVQEIFLPKRSLVQEFGTCAKSVFEQISTLRNLNRKLRAARDLLLPRLMSGEIAV encoded by the coding sequence ATGACGACCGATGTGGTTCAGGTACGGAAACTACCGGATGTCGTCTTCTTTCAAGAAGGGCCTGGCCTTCGGGCTTGGCAATGGACCGAAGAAGGAATGAAGGTCATTAACGGTACGAACATCCTGCTTGACGGGACAATTGATGTATCGAACACCGACAAGTTCATATCTCAATCTGAGTTTGAGGCCCGCTATCGACATTTTGAAATAAGTGACGGTGACATCGTCTTGTCGAGTTCCGGAACGCTTGGCAAGGTCGCCCGAATCCGGGCCGAGCACCTACCGCTGATGATGAATACAAGTGTCATTCGCTTTTGTTCCAAAGATCCGGAGACGCTTCATGACGGATACCTTTTCGCCTTTCTGCGGTCGCCACTTTTTCAAGCATTGATTAGGGCGTTCGCAGTAGGGGGCGTTCAGCAAAATTTTGGGCCGGTTCACTTGAAGCAGATTGAAATCCCGATCCCGCCATTGCATCTACAGCGAGGCATTGCCGACATCCTCTCCGCCTACGACGACCTGATCGAGAACAACCGGCGGCGGATGGCGCTGCTGGAGGACGCGGCACGGCAGCTCTACCGCGAATGGTTCGTCCGCCTCCGCTTCCCCGGCCACGAACACACCCGCATCACCAACGGCGTGCCGGAGGGGTGGGAGCGTTGTACGGTAGCCAATCTTCTTGCGAAGATTGAGGCGAAACCGAGAGTGCCCAAGGAGGAATATCTGCCAGACGGCCCGATTCCCTGCGTGGATCAATCAGCAGAATTCATCGGCGGTTACACTGAAAACACTGATGCTGCATACTCAGCACCGTTGCCGATAGTTGTCTTTGGCGACCACACCCGCACACTGAAATACGTGGACTTCGAGTTTGCCCGTGGTGCAGACGGTACACAGCTTATCTTCCCGAACGATGATCGGATCAGTACTGAATATCTCTACCTCGCGTTGAAGGAGATTGATCTCTCAAACTATTTTTACGCGCGTCATTTCAAGTACTTGAAGGTCCAGGAGATTTTTTTGCCGAAACGCTCGTTAGTCCAGGAATTCGGGACGTGTGCGAAATCGGTATTTGAGCAAATATCTACTCTGCGCAATCTGAACCGCAAACTCCGCGCCGCCCGCGACCTGCTGCTGCCGCGCCTGATGAGCGGGGAGATCGCTGTCTAA